In Nitratiruptor sp. YY09-18, a single window of DNA contains:
- the nrdD gene encoding anaerobic ribonucleoside-triphosphate reductase, whose protein sequence is MKREEILQKIAHKRTKCMVYTRVMGYHRPVESFNIGKKGEHKERRQFREERCQVA, encoded by the coding sequence ATGAAACGCGAAGAAATATTACAAAAAATTGCCCATAAACGCACTAAATGCATGGTCTATACCAGAGTTATGGGATACCATCGTCCCGTTGAGAGCTTCAATATAGGTAAAAAAGGGGAGCACAAAGAGCGCAGACAGTTTCGTGAAGAGCGATGCCAAGTAGCATAA
- a CDS encoding rhodanese-like domain-containing protein yields MAKLTEFEQNVAQRIKEQIDLNKEKPELGNVDLEKAIELLKEAGAILLDVRPPAKVSGENAEEADIPDSYYTPYPEFTNYLDILPDDKTTPIITACLKGLFASRVKAYLEVLGYENVYVFTGNIEDWIAAHKAHSGKL; encoded by the coding sequence ATGGCAAAACTCACAGAGTTTGAACAAAATGTAGCACAAAGAATTAAAGAACAAATCGACCTTAACAAAGAGAAACCGGAGCTTGGAAATGTGGATCTTGAAAAAGCTATCGAACTGCTCAAAGAGGCCGGAGCGATACTTCTTGATGTAAGACCACCAGCAAAAGTGAGTGGTGAAAATGCAGAAGAGGCAGATATTCCAGATAGTTACTATACACCATATCCAGAATTTACAAACTATCTCGATATTTTGCCAGATGATAAAACTACTCCAATTATTACAGCATGTCTCAAAGGTCTCTTCGCAAGCCGTGTAAAAGCCTATCTTGAAGTTCTTGGTTATGAAAATGTCTATGTCTTTACAGGCAATATCGAAGATTGGATCGCAGCACACAAGGCACACTCTGGTAAACTCTAA
- the modB gene encoding molybdate ABC transporter permease subunit, whose product MIDWTPFILSFKLASTTVVILLTIGIPLAWYLVRSQNFIKPILETVVSMPLVLPPTVLGFYIIWMFAPDSLVGKLLNSVGIEPLFSFTGLVFGSVLYSLPFMVQPLQSGFSTIPKSVIEASFVAGKSSWQTLWKVVLPSSKQALLTAIVLTFAHTIGEFGVVLMVGGSIPGKTKVASIAIYEYVEMLDYHAAHIYSVIMVAISFAVLLVVYSYNKKRIF is encoded by the coding sequence ATGATTGATTGGACGCCATTTATCCTCTCGTTCAAGCTAGCATCTACAACTGTAGTGATTTTACTCACTATAGGAATACCATTGGCATGGTATCTTGTGCGTTCACAAAATTTTATCAAGCCAATCCTTGAGACTGTTGTCTCGATGCCGCTTGTATTGCCGCCTACAGTGCTAGGATTCTACATTATCTGGATGTTTGCACCAGACTCTCTTGTGGGAAAGCTATTAAACTCTGTTGGTATCGAGCCACTCTTTAGCTTTACGGGATTGGTGTTTGGAAGTGTGCTCTATAGCCTCCCCTTTATGGTGCAGCCTTTGCAAAGTGGTTTTAGTACCATACCAAAGAGCGTGATAGAGGCGAGTTTTGTAGCTGGGAAATCGAGCTGGCAAACACTTTGGAAAGTTGTGCTTCCAAGCTCTAAGCAAGCGCTTTTGACTGCAATTGTCCTCACTTTTGCACATACGATAGGAGAGTTTGGTGTGGTGCTCATGGTAGGTGGTTCGATTCCTGGAAAGACAAAAGTAGCAAGTATTGCGATATATGAGTATGTGGAGATGCTCGACTACCACGCAGCCCATATATATAGCGTGATTATGGTAGCAATCAGTTTCGCAGTGCTCCTTGTGGTCTACAGTTACAATAAAAAGAGGATATTTTAA
- a CDS encoding ABC transporter ATP-binding protein has protein sequence MLRAGVYKELASFSLEASLHLERGEFLALQGKSGSGKTTLLRIIAGLESAKGAIEVDGELWLDGSKTLPPQKRSIGFVFQDYALFPNMCVIENLLYVHNDKALAYHLLDLCDMKDLAMRYPHELSGGQKQRVALARAYMRKPKIMLLDEPLAALDPVMRSFLQTKIKELHEEFEATTIMVSHDIGEIYRLADRIAIMEAGKIKAFKEKRDFVGPGKHLAEVVGVGEKFIEVAFIGGIYRLPKMKEYQIGELVEVNIEGLRVCTTSS, from the coding sequence ATGTTGCGAGCTGGGGTGTACAAAGAGCTTGCAAGCTTCTCCCTTGAAGCCTCGTTGCACTTAGAAAGAGGAGAGTTTTTGGCCCTGCAGGGCAAAAGTGGAAGTGGAAAAACGACACTTTTGCGCATTATTGCTGGACTAGAGTCTGCAAAAGGGGCTATTGAGGTAGATGGAGAGCTCTGGCTTGATGGATCCAAGACCCTTCCACCTCAAAAACGATCCATTGGTTTTGTTTTTCAAGATTATGCACTCTTTCCTAATATGTGTGTAATCGAGAATCTATTGTATGTACACAATGACAAAGCTTTGGCATACCATCTCTTGGATCTATGTGATATGAAAGATTTGGCTATGCGCTATCCCCATGAGCTCAGTGGTGGGCAAAAGCAGCGTGTAGCACTTGCAAGAGCCTATATGCGCAAACCAAAAATTATGCTCCTTGATGAGCCTTTGGCAGCACTGGACCCTGTGATGCGCTCATTTTTGCAGACAAAAATCAAAGAGCTTCATGAGGAGTTTGAAGCGACGACGATCATGGTAAGCCATGATATTGGCGAGATATATCGCCTTGCAGATCGTATTGCCATCATGGAGGCAGGGAAGATCAAAGCGTTTAAAGAAAAGCGCGACTTTGTAGGACCTGGCAAACATCTAGCAGAAGTGGTGGGAGTAGGAGAAAAATTTATAGAAGTAGCGTTTATAGGAGGAATCTATCGCCTCCCAAAAATGAAAGAGTATCAAATAGGAGAGCTTGTGGAAGTAAATATAGAAGGATTGAGAGTTTGCACTACATCCTCATAA
- a CDS encoding LysR family transcriptional regulator, with protein sequence MRIRTKLSIEQDGVKLGAGRVRLLRLIDEHGSISAAARALGMSYKKAWDSIEQMNSFAVKPLVVRQSGGSGGGGTKLTDFAKELLQLYEETEQRLQKFISGTSETSSLNLSSRNKIKVHIKKIKVKVEEVVVHGMLGEQKLKAIITHQALQELNLKEKDEVLFIFKAGAVSPKGGNTLEGRLVEKMGEQEIKVEVEGEVLHIRGKFKLKGFMIHFSIDPRQIIIAKETK encoded by the coding sequence ATGCGGATTAGGACAAAACTCTCTATCGAACAAGATGGTGTGAAGCTTGGGGCTGGAAGAGTGAGACTTCTAAGGCTCATAGACGAGCACGGTTCCATCTCTGCAGCTGCAAGGGCTCTTGGTATGAGTTACAAAAAAGCGTGGGATAGTATTGAGCAGATGAATAGCTTTGCAGTGAAGCCTTTGGTGGTGCGCCAAAGTGGAGGAAGTGGTGGTGGTGGTACAAAGCTGACAGATTTTGCAAAGGAGCTTTTGCAGCTTTATGAAGAAACAGAGCAAAGACTGCAAAAGTTTATAAGTGGGACTAGTGAAACTTCATCCCTTAACCTCTCATCTCGCAACAAAATAAAAGTACATATCAAAAAAATAAAAGTTAAAGTTGAGGAAGTGGTAGTTCACGGTATGCTTGGCGAGCAAAAACTCAAAGCCATTATCACTCATCAAGCTTTGCAAGAGCTAAATCTCAAAGAAAAAGATGAAGTGTTGTTTATCTTCAAAGCTGGTGCAGTGAGTCCAAAAGGAGGTAACACTCTAGAGGGAAGGCTTGTAGAAAAGATGGGTGAGCAAGAGATCAAAGTAGAGGTCGAAGGAGAAGTGCTCCATATTCGAGGTAAATTTAAGCTCAAAGGGTTTATGATTCATTTTAGTATCGATCCAAGACAAATAATTATTGCAAAGGAAACAAAATGA
- a CDS encoding ribonucleoside triphosphate reductase, with protein MEISLPKIIIKRDGSTQPFMAYKIEDAIKAAFDSVLVPYDKRVFESVLMRISFAFVKGVEEIQDIIEYELYRAGYFEVMKSFITYRFLHKMQREHILGLNDDTTFVNSTQSVEEYINKSDWRINANANTGYSHAGLVNNLAGKIIANFWLDKVYSKEEGAAHRNGDIHIHDLDCLTGYCAGWSLRVLLNEGFNGVRGRVESKPPNHFRTALGQMANFLGILQSEWAGAQAFSSFDTYLAPYVFKDDLSYEEVKEAIRSFVYNLNVPARWGQSPFTNITIDWTVPKDLQDQIPTKNDRHLFEDVQDDPKLLQKAKERGVEKLTSLTYKHFQKEMNIINRAFYEVMTEGDKSGQPFTFPIPTVNITEDFDWYGENTDILFENTAKIGSSYFQNFIGSQYIIDPETGEKKENPDSYKPNAVRSMCCRLQLDLRELLKRGNGLFGSAEMTGSIGVVTINMARLGYRFKGDREGLFKELERLMDIAKSTLEKKRKFVDEMFQRGLYPYTKRYLPNFNNHFSTIGVNGMNEMIRNFTNDAYDITDQRGIDFALEILEFMREKLRSYQEETGNLYNLEATPAEGTTYRFAKEDKKRFPDIIQAGFGEHIYYTNSSQIPVGYTDDPFEALDLQDELQCKYTGGTVLHLYMSEKLSSAEAARKLVRAVIENYKLPYITVTPLFSVCPKHGYLEGEHEFCPKCDEELIQEYIQTYHKEEA; from the coding sequence ATGGAAATCTCTCTTCCAAAAATTATCATCAAGCGAGATGGTTCAACGCAACCATTTATGGCTTATAAAATTGAAGATGCAATCAAAGCCGCTTTTGATAGTGTTCTGGTCCCTTATGACAAACGCGTTTTTGAATCGGTATTAATGCGTATTAGTTTCGCTTTTGTCAAAGGTGTGGAAGAGATACAAGACATCATCGAGTATGAACTCTATCGGGCTGGATATTTTGAAGTAATGAAATCGTTTATAACCTATCGATTTTTACATAAAATGCAACGTGAGCATATTTTGGGATTAAATGATGATACCACTTTTGTAAACTCTACACAAAGTGTAGAGGAGTATATCAACAAGAGCGATTGGCGTATCAATGCCAATGCCAACACCGGATACTCGCATGCTGGCTTGGTGAATAATCTTGCTGGTAAAATTATTGCTAATTTTTGGCTTGATAAAGTATATAGCAAAGAAGAGGGTGCTGCACACCGCAATGGTGATATCCATATTCATGATCTTGATTGTCTAACAGGATATTGTGCAGGATGGAGTTTGCGGGTTTTGCTCAATGAAGGCTTTAACGGTGTGCGGGGGAGAGTGGAAAGTAAACCACCCAACCACTTCCGCACCGCCCTTGGTCAAATGGCCAATTTTTTAGGTATATTACAAAGCGAGTGGGCAGGAGCCCAGGCTTTTAGCTCGTTTGATACCTATCTGGCTCCTTATGTATTCAAAGATGATTTGAGCTATGAAGAGGTGAAAGAGGCGATTAGAAGTTTTGTATACAATCTCAATGTGCCAGCGAGATGGGGACAAAGCCCTTTTACCAATATTACGATTGACTGGACCGTCCCGAAAGATTTGCAAGACCAAATTCCCACCAAGAATGATCGCCATCTCTTTGAAGATGTCCAGGACGACCCCAAACTTCTTCAAAAAGCCAAAGAGCGTGGTGTTGAGAAGCTCACTTCATTGACTTATAAACATTTCCAAAAAGAGATGAATATCATCAATAGAGCCTTTTACGAGGTTATGACAGAAGGGGATAAATCGGGTCAGCCATTTACCTTTCCTATACCCACAGTCAATATTACCGAAGATTTTGACTGGTATGGAGAAAATACAGATATTTTGTTTGAGAATACAGCCAAGATTGGTAGCAGCTATTTTCAAAACTTCATCGGCAGTCAATATATTATCGACCCCGAAACGGGCGAGAAAAAAGAAAACCCCGATAGTTACAAACCAAATGCGGTAAGGAGTATGTGTTGTAGACTGCAACTTGATTTGAGAGAGCTTTTAAAAAGAGGCAATGGGCTATTTGGTAGTGCTGAAATGACAGGAAGTATCGGTGTGGTTACTATCAATATGGCTCGTCTTGGTTATCGCTTCAAAGGGGATAGAGAGGGACTTTTCAAAGAGCTTGAGCGCCTCATGGATATAGCAAAATCTACACTGGAAAAAAAGCGCAAATTTGTTGATGAAATGTTTCAAAGAGGCCTCTACCCCTATACCAAACGCTATTTACCAAATTTCAATAACCACTTTTCTACAATCGGTGTCAATGGAATGAATGAAATGATTCGTAATTTTACCAATGATGCGTATGATATCACCGACCAAAGAGGCATCGATTTTGCTTTGGAGATTTTAGAATTCATGCGCGAAAAACTGCGCTCCTATCAAGAAGAGACCGGTAATCTCTACAATCTTGAAGCAACACCTGCTGAAGGGACAACATACAGGTTTGCCAAAGAAGACAAAAAACGTTTTCCAGATATTATCCAAGCTGGCTTTGGTGAACATATCTACTATACCAACTCTTCACAAATTCCAGTCGGCTATACAGATGACCCCTTTGAAGCACTCGATTTACAAGATGAACTCCAATGCAAATATACCGGCGGTACTGTTTTGCATCTCTATATGAGCGAGAAACTCAGTAGTGCAGAAGCTGCCAGAAAACTGGTACGCGCTGTTATTGAAAATTATAAACTCCCCTATATTACTGTAACACCACTCTTTAGTGTCTGTCCAAAACACGGCTATTTGGAAGGAGAGCACGAGTTTTGTCCAAAATGCGACGAAGAGCTTATTCAAGAGTACATACAAACCTATCACAAGGAGGAAGCATGA
- a CDS encoding anaerobic ribonucleoside-triphosphate reductase activating protein has translation MPSSIKVYDFTSFTLLDYPDTPAAIIWLAGCNMRCPYCHNADIVLGKNRLSFEEVLLFLKKRRRVLEGVVFSGGEPTLHPYLTTMLRLTKELGYKNKLDTNASRPNIVQKLLEQKLLDFVAIDFKAPKEKYQQITGIDGYENFCKTLKIVQKFQIDYEVRTTVHSILLNETDINSMIRTLQNLDYQKTYFLQNFRDSSKNLMQLPEHQPLNYKKISKQLPLHFRN, from the coding sequence ATGCCAAGTAGCATAAAAGTTTATGACTTTACCTCTTTTACCTTACTTGATTACCCCGATACACCAGCAGCCATTATATGGCTTGCTGGATGCAATATGCGCTGTCCCTATTGTCACAATGCCGATATTGTTCTTGGCAAAAATAGACTCTCTTTTGAAGAGGTTCTTCTCTTCTTGAAAAAAAGAAGAAGAGTATTAGAAGGAGTGGTTTTTAGTGGAGGCGAACCGACACTACATCCCTACCTTACAACAATGCTCCGTCTTACCAAAGAGCTAGGCTACAAAAACAAGCTCGATACAAACGCAAGCCGACCGAATATAGTACAAAAGCTGCTGGAACAAAAACTTTTGGATTTTGTAGCTATCGATTTTAAAGCCCCAAAAGAAAAGTATCAGCAAATAACCGGAATCGATGGATATGAGAATTTTTGTAAAACATTAAAAATCGTACAAAAGTTTCAAATAGACTATGAAGTTCGCACTACAGTACACAGTATTTTGCTCAATGAAACAGATATCAACAGTATGATACGAACACTCCAAAACTTAGATTACCAAAAGACATACTTTTTGCAAAATTTTCGTGACTCATCCAAAAACTTGATGCAACTACCAGAACACCAACCCCTCAATTACAAAAAAATCTCAAAGCAACTTCCACTCCATTTTCGTAATTGA
- a CDS encoding M48 family metallopeptidase produces the protein MHYILIRELRKSIRGFVKNGEVVIKAPYFVPQRVIDNFFAKHRDYFAAKLYPTYIYYLGKAYKIASIEEGYRLVDEHFLSDRYLEDNLALFYKTQAKEYLPGRVEMLASKFGDRYAKVHITAAKTRWGSCSSKGNINLSYRLMMLPPGTIDYVIIHELCHLHHFNHSKAFWKLVQQRCKDYKQHENELKKFAKFL, from the coding sequence TTGCACTACATCCTCATAAGAGAGCTTCGCAAAAGCATCCGTGGATTTGTCAAAAATGGCGAAGTAGTTATAAAGGCTCCCTATTTTGTGCCTCAAAGGGTCATAGATAATTTTTTTGCCAAGCATAGAGACTACTTTGCTGCAAAGCTCTATCCAACTTATATCTACTATCTTGGCAAAGCTTATAAGATTGCAAGCATAGAGGAGGGGTATAGGCTAGTGGATGAGCACTTTTTAAGTGATAGATATTTAGAAGATAATCTTGCACTGTTTTATAAAACGCAGGCCAAAGAGTATTTGCCAGGGCGCGTTGAAATGCTAGCATCAAAGTTTGGAGATAGGTATGCGAAGGTGCATATTACAGCAGCTAAAACAAGGTGGGGGAGTTGTTCGAGCAAAGGAAATATAAATCTTTCTTATCGTCTGATGATGCTTCCACCTGGGACGATTGATTATGTGATCATTCACGAACTATGCCATTTGCACCATTTCAACCACTCAAAAGCCTTCTGGAAGCTGGTGCAGCAGCGTTGCAAAGATTACAAGCAGCATGAAAATGAACTCAAAAAATTTGCAAAATTTTTATAA
- a CDS encoding sugar transferase, which produces MIKKSKFAFSLSLFIFDLFILALLLYITIFARVHLFPSFLPNIENSYIDMKSYSWVLIFPLLIFLYEGLYTKRFTFWDEVKYIWKSLLISAIFIIFLLFFLKKSHEYSRLIIASWLLVSSFILPILRPLFKKILYKLHLGKESVLILGSNKSAKDFYKAVLQEDNLGYDIVGFVDDKSQIEEIEGIQILAPLKQFEKIIQATKIDVVAIALPNKKSEEISDIVNRVLYKVENVFFIPDIKEIPIVGLETRYFFKEDLLALEIKNNLASRTNFFMKRAFDYSFSLAIFPLLAPFMAIIAFLIKTTSKGPVIFVQQRVGKDGEVFSCYKFRTMYEDAEERLHEILEKNPTLQDEWIKRRKLKNDPRVTIIGKFLRKTSLDELPQIFNVLKGEMSLVGPRPYMVGEVQEMQEYEREYITAVYPGITGLWQVSGRSEIPFEERIDLDIWYVRNWSLWLDIVILFKTIKVIFKREGAY; this is translated from the coding sequence ATGATAAAAAAGAGTAAGTTTGCTTTTTCGCTCTCTCTGTTTATATTCGATCTTTTTATTCTCGCATTACTTCTTTATATAACTATTTTTGCAAGAGTTCATCTCTTTCCATCCTTTTTGCCAAACATAGAAAACAGCTATATTGATATGAAAAGTTACTCTTGGGTACTCATTTTTCCCTTACTTATATTTTTATATGAAGGGCTCTACACAAAAAGATTTACATTTTGGGATGAGGTAAAATATATCTGGAAATCACTTTTAATAAGTGCAATATTCATCATCTTTTTGCTCTTCTTTTTGAAAAAATCGCATGAATACTCACGTCTCATAATTGCATCATGGCTTTTGGTAAGTAGTTTTATTTTACCAATTTTAAGACCACTATTTAAAAAAATTCTCTACAAATTACATCTTGGCAAAGAGAGTGTTTTAATACTTGGATCAAATAAAAGTGCTAAAGATTTTTACAAAGCTGTACTGCAAGAAGATAACCTAGGGTATGATATAGTAGGCTTTGTTGATGACAAATCGCAAATAGAAGAAATCGAAGGTATACAAATCCTTGCACCATTAAAACAGTTTGAGAAGATCATTCAAGCTACTAAAATTGATGTAGTTGCCATAGCCCTACCTAATAAAAAGTCTGAAGAGATCTCTGACATTGTCAATAGAGTTTTATATAAAGTAGAAAATGTCTTCTTCATACCCGATATCAAAGAAATCCCCATTGTAGGATTGGAGACAAGGTACTTTTTCAAAGAGGACCTCTTGGCGTTGGAGATCAAAAACAATCTTGCAAGTCGAACCAATTTTTTCATGAAAAGAGCTTTTGACTATTCTTTCTCTCTTGCTATTTTTCCGCTTCTAGCTCCTTTCATGGCAATTATTGCTTTTCTTATCAAAACTACCTCCAAAGGTCCTGTCATTTTTGTACAACAAAGGGTTGGTAAAGATGGAGAGGTTTTTTCATGCTACAAATTTCGGACAATGTATGAGGATGCGGAAGAGAGGCTGCATGAAATACTTGAAAAAAACCCAACTCTTCAAGATGAATGGATTAAACGTAGAAAACTCAAAAATGATCCAAGAGTGACGATTATTGGAAAATTTTTGAGGAAAACCTCGCTTGATGAACTTCCTCAAATTTTTAATGTCCTCAAAGGAGAGATGAGTCTTGTAGGACCAAGACCCTATATGGTAGGTGAAGTTCAAGAGATGCAAGAGTATGAAAGGGAGTATATTACAGCTGTATATCCTGGTATTACCGGACTTTGGCAGGTAAGCGGGAGAAGTGAGATACCATTTGAAGAGCGGATAGATTTAGATATCTGGTATGTACGCAACTGGAGTCTTTGGCTCGATATTGTGATACTTTTTAAAACAATTAAAGTTATTTTCAAAAGAGAAGGTGCTTATTAG
- the modA gene encoding molybdate ABC transporter substrate-binding protein, translating into MRVAFIVLLFTLFLQAQTLRIAAAANLSFVMQDIVKSFEQSYPDIDVQVITGSSGKLTAQIKRGAPFDIFCSADMRYPDELYKSGLTYTRPLVYAKGALVLVGKNIHTLKDLQKCQKIAIANPKTAPYGLAAKEALEHMGVYEKLKRRFIYGESIAQTTAYTIKVADCGFIAKSALQAKPLQQLHAIDIDPKLYTPIEQGIVILRNNSAARAFFAYIFSKDAAKIFQKYGYIIDD; encoded by the coding sequence ATGAGAGTAGCTTTTATTGTTTTACTCTTTACGCTTTTTTTGCAAGCGCAGACTTTGCGTATTGCTGCTGCGGCAAATTTGAGTTTTGTGATGCAAGATATCGTGAAGAGTTTTGAACAGAGTTATCCAGATATAGATGTACAGGTCATTACAGGTAGTAGCGGCAAGCTGACAGCGCAGATTAAGCGAGGAGCCCCTTTTGATATTTTTTGCTCAGCAGATATGCGCTATCCAGATGAGCTCTACAAAAGTGGCTTGACATATACGAGGCCTCTGGTTTATGCCAAAGGTGCTCTTGTGCTTGTGGGCAAAAATATTCATACGCTCAAAGACCTACAAAAGTGCCAAAAAATTGCAATTGCAAATCCAAAAACTGCACCCTATGGTCTTGCTGCAAAGGAGGCTTTGGAGCATATGGGAGTTTATGAGAAATTAAAGAGAAGATTTATCTATGGTGAGTCGATTGCCCAAACTACAGCATATACTATCAAAGTTGCAGATTGTGGTTTTATAGCAAAATCAGCTTTGCAAGCTAAACCTTTACAGCAATTACATGCTATTGATATTGATCCCAAGCTCTATACTCCTATCGAGCAAGGCATCGTTATATTGCGTAACAATAGCGCTGCGAGGGCGTTTTTTGCCTACATTTTTTCAAAAGATGCAGCAAAAATTTTCCAAAAATATGGGTACATAATAGATGATTGA
- a CDS encoding glycosyltransferase family 4 protein produces the protein MKVAIVHDWLVTNAGAEKVLQALLEIYPQADVFSLVDFLNYFEREQVLQGKHAHTSFIQKLPFAQKYFRNYLPFFPKAIESFDLNGYDVIISSSWAFAKGIKRDNKQLHISYCHTPIRYAWDLYEEYTAELHGLKKLLVAQTLKNIRTWDVATLDRVDYFVANSRYVQERIHRIYKKDAVVIYPPVDIEKFTCVENKEDFYLTASRLVPYKKIDLIVEAFAKIDRKLVVVGDGPQMQKIKEKAGKNVEVLGYQPDEILLSLMQKAKAFVFAAVEDFGITPVEAQACGTPVICLGEGGTKETVIDMQTGVHFHTQSSEAIIEAIEKFEKNIDIFKLHKIRENALKFSKKRFQKEIEEFIIEKLEKI, from the coding sequence TTGAAAGTTGCTATAGTGCATGATTGGTTGGTTACAAATGCTGGTGCAGAGAAGGTTTTGCAAGCTCTTTTAGAGATATATCCACAAGCAGATGTTTTTTCTCTTGTGGATTTTTTAAACTATTTTGAGAGAGAGCAGGTTTTACAAGGGAAACATGCTCACACCTCTTTTATTCAAAAACTCCCTTTTGCACAAAAGTACTTTAGAAATTATCTTCCCTTTTTTCCAAAAGCCATTGAGAGTTTTGATCTGAACGGATATGATGTAATTATCAGTTCATCTTGGGCTTTTGCAAAAGGTATCAAAAGAGATAACAAGCAGTTACATATCTCATACTGCCATACTCCTATTCGCTATGCATGGGATCTGTATGAGGAGTATACAGCAGAGTTGCACGGACTCAAAAAGCTTCTCGTAGCACAAACTCTCAAAAATATTCGCACATGGGATGTAGCAACATTGGATAGAGTTGATTATTTTGTAGCAAATTCAAGATATGTGCAAGAGAGAATCCATAGAATTTACAAAAAGGATGCAGTTGTAATCTATCCTCCAGTAGATATAGAGAAGTTTACATGTGTTGAAAACAAAGAGGATTTTTACCTTACAGCATCTAGACTCGTGCCCTACAAAAAAATTGATCTCATTGTAGAAGCATTTGCGAAAATAGATAGAAAACTTGTTGTAGTAGGTGATGGTCCCCAGATGCAAAAAATCAAAGAGAAAGCTGGAAAAAATGTGGAGGTTTTGGGATATCAACCTGATGAGATTCTTCTCTCTCTCATGCAAAAAGCCAAGGCTTTTGTTTTTGCAGCAGTTGAGGATTTTGGAATTACTCCTGTTGAGGCCCAGGCCTGCGGGACACCGGTAATATGCTTGGGGGAGGGTGGTACCAAAGAGACAGTTATAGATATGCAAACGGGTGTGCATTTTCATACCCAAAGCAGTGAAGCTATTATTGAAGCTATTGAGAAGTTTGAGAAAAATATCGATATCTTTAAGCTGCATAAAATAAGAGAGAATGCATTAAAATTTTCCAAGAAAAGATTTCAAAAAGAGATTGAAGAGTTTATCATAGAAAAATTAGAGAAGATATAA